Below is a window of Sulfitobacter sp. SK012 DNA.
GTCACCGGCGTTCTTGCTTGTCAGGATGCGCAGCCTAAGACGGACACCAACGAATAAGACTGGGATTATTTTAGCTGCAATATATCTGGTTTACAGGATTTTCGGTTCGCCGGCATCTTATCCGCTCCGTCTACGCGCTTGCTCCGCGAACCTCCAACCTGCAATTTAAACTTGGGTGCGCTCAGCTTGCCGGTGACATCAAATGGCCAAGCCGCGCGCGCTAGTGGGCGCCCTACTGGCCGAGGTTCGGCGCGTATTTTGATGGCATCATTTTTCCAATCAACCGTCCCTCTGGCGACAAGCTGAACACTAGCGGTTTCAGCAACCACGGAATCAAAAACAACTTTGCCCGGCGAGATCTTAACAGGAGCGACGACACAGGCCACATCGGTATAGCCTTGCCTGATCTCTTTTGAGAAAAGCCATGGGAAAACACCCAGTCCCGCCAATTCCAAAAGGCTCGTCGCAATCTGCCCTTGGGACATGACAATTGACGCAGAGCCATTCATCGAATTGACAAAAGCCTCGACTGAACTGCGGTTACCCACGACGCGGACGTTTCCCCTGAGTTGCCCGTTAGCTTCAATATTCAAACCTGCAGCCTTGAGTAATTTCCTTATATCCCAGCCCTGCGTTGTTCCCGTCAGCGCGACAAAATTGGGCGATTCTACTAAGTCCATATCGGCTTGAAGGTTAAAGGAACCCCCGCCAAAGGCGACATCCAAAGGCCCAAGCCGTGCTTTGCCATTTTCAGAAACCAGTTCGCTTGAAACGCTGTTCAAGCCTTCGACTCCTGTGATCTCCTTGAAATCAATTTGTGCGAAAATGTCGGTTTCGATGAGAAAAGTTTCTAGATCAACAAAGTCGGCCGGACTGTCGCCCTTTTTTGGCAAAACAAGGGGCTGCAATTCTATCTCATCGGCCGCTGCATTCTGTTCGTCTTCGGGCCCACCAGCATCGCTAATCTTCCCAAGTTCAGTTACACCAGCAAGAGCGTTCTTCAGGTCGTTGAGAGACAGTTTTTCACTGATGATTTTTGCGTCGATCTTGGGACGGCCGTTTGCCTCACTGGTCGCAAGCGTGCCGGTTAATTCAGACGTACCAGCGCCCAAACCAAGTTCAGCATTCACAAACCCATCTTCTCCACGAATGGATGCGCTGAGTTTCAGCGGGCCGGCGTCTACGGGCTTTAACTTCAACGCCGATAGGAACTGCGCCCCATCAGCGATATCGAGGTCAAGATCCACTTCCATCCCATTCAGTGTCGTCACATCGCCGACCCTGACGTTTGCGTCCATGGCCCACACATCGGTATTCACAGCCTTTGCCGTGAGGCCAACCAGGCTCAGGGAGCCCTGAGCATCATCGACGGAAAATTCGGCTTCAATGCCGCCAAATGCATCGGCGACATCTTCCCCCAAACTTGACAACACAAGAGAAGCTGGCGCTGAAATTTCTCCGACTAGTTCGAGTTGCTTGAACTCCAGAAGGTTCAGAACATTGCCTCGGGCGATAAGTATGGGCGCATCGCGCGGACCTGCCTGCAGCGATATTTTCTCCAGCGCTAGATACCCCTCATCCGTACGCCGGATGCTGCCGATGGAAACAGGCCCTACTTCATCAAGGCCTTGCTGAAAGGCGTTGGTTTTCATCAGTAATTCGTCGAATTCCAGCGACCCGTTTTTGCTAAAGATTTGGGTAGAGATGCCTGTTAGCTTGAGTTCTTTAAGCTTGTTGGCCTTTTGAGGCGGCTTGTTCTCGGGAAAAAGACGGGCAATTAGCTCGATGTTGAAATTTTTCATATCAGCCAGGTTTTCAATGTCGCCTATTGCTGTAATGGACTGCCCTTTTCCCAACTCAACTTCAGTAGATAAATTGGAAACAGACGTGGTCCCCGCCTGGTTTGTCAGCATTGCAGACATCACAGCAGTTCCGTCCAAAGTGCCTTTCAGCTTTAGCACGTCCAATAGATCGCCTAATCCAGCTACATCAATTTCAAGCTGCCCGGTAAAGCCACCGCCTTCTGATGTTGTGGTGGGCTCTCCATCAAAACTCAGCTCAATGGAACTGAAAGTGGCGCGCGTCGTGAAATCTGCGCCTTCGGGATAGTTCCCATCAATTGAAAATGGTTCGCCATTCACCGTTCCATTACTGATAACCTTGAGCTCTGTACCATCCTGCAACTGCTCCAGAGACAAGTTCTTGAGTTCGAAATCAAACTCAAATCCAGAAGTCTCGTCGTCCATAAGTAACTGAATGTTGGTGAATGTCGCGGTTCTGGTTCTAAGAAAATCCAGAAGGCCGTTCCCCTGATCGCCACCCTCTTCAGCTTGATCAACTTCGGTCGTTTCAGACGGACCTGAGGCTTTTGAACGTTCCTCCTCGTTTTCGGTCCAGCTTGACTTGCCGTTCGCATCTTTGAGCAAACTGACCTTTAAGCCGTCGATAAACAGATTGTTCAAATCGACCTTGCCATCGAGCAGCCCCAACAAGTTCAGATCAAATTCAAAACTCGAGAGCTCCGCTAGGTTTACACCCTCCATATCCTCACTTGGGATGAGCACGCCGCTCGCCTTAACGCGGCTGACCCGACTAACCCGAGCGCTAACGTCCCCGGTAACCAAAAGCGGTTGTCCAATTTGCTTCGAAAGGGCATCCGAAACGATTGACCGGCGAAAGTCGCTGAACAATGGCGTCGCTAAGATGGACCAGGCCAACGCAACAAGAACGATGGAAACGACGCCCAATCCCAGTGCTATCCGTAATACCCAGCGCAT
It encodes the following:
- a CDS encoding AsmA family protein, producing the protein MMRWVLRIALGLGVVSIVLVALAWSILATPLFSDFRRSIVSDALSKQIGQPLLVTGDVSARVSRVSRVKASGVLIPSEDMEGVNLAELSSFEFDLNLLGLLDGKVDLNNLFIDGLKVSLLKDANGKSSWTENEEERSKASGPSETTEVDQAEEGGDQGNGLLDFLRTRTATFTNIQLLMDDETSGFEFDFELKNLSLEQLQDGTELKVISNGTVNGEPFSIDGNYPEGADFTTRATFSSIELSFDGEPTTTSEGGGFTGQLEIDVAGLGDLLDVLKLKGTLDGTAVMSAMLTNQAGTTSVSNLSTEVELGKGQSITAIGDIENLADMKNFNIELIARLFPENKPPQKANKLKELKLTGISTQIFSKNGSLEFDELLMKTNAFQQGLDEVGPVSIGSIRRTDEGYLALEKISLQAGPRDAPILIARGNVLNLLEFKQLELVGEISAPASLVLSSLGEDVADAFGGIEAEFSVDDAQGSLSLVGLTAKAVNTDVWAMDANVRVGDVTTLNGMEVDLDLDIADGAQFLSALKLKPVDAGPLKLSASIRGEDGFVNAELGLGAGTSELTGTLATSEANGRPKIDAKIISEKLSLNDLKNALAGVTELGKISDAGGPEDEQNAAADEIELQPLVLPKKGDSPADFVDLETFLIETDIFAQIDFKEITGVEGLNSVSSELVSENGKARLGPLDVAFGGGSFNLQADMDLVESPNFVALTGTTQGWDIRKLLKAAGLNIEANGQLRGNVRVVGNRSSVEAFVNSMNGSASIVMSQGQIATSLLELAGLGVFPWLFSKEIRQGYTDVACVVAPVKISPGKVVFDSVVAETASVQLVARGTVDWKNDAIKIRAEPRPVGRPLARAAWPFDVTGKLSAPKFKLQVGGSRSKRVDGADKMPANRKSCKPDILQLK